One Bosea sp. 685 DNA segment encodes these proteins:
- a CDS encoding sarcosine oxidase subunit gamma — MSDAATKSDAVMKPGWTPRSAWAGILSEGSFGAKGPAGVTATAREGLGIASLIAPGDGEAVLSQVVKTRFGLDLPTTPRTAVSAGRALVWAGPGQWLFIAGDRGGFADDLQALSGLAAIADQSDGRAVLTLSGGKIRAALAKGCMIDLHPSAFPVGSAALTSIAHIGVHLWRAEDGPDGAVFEFMVARSMAGSFWSWFSASVAEFGCQVALARDCANGRG, encoded by the coding sequence ATGTCTGACGCAGCGACGAAGTCTGACGCAGTGATGAAGCCGGGCTGGACGCCCAGGAGCGCCTGGGCCGGCATCCTGTCCGAAGGGTCGTTCGGTGCGAAGGGACCCGCAGGCGTTACCGCAACCGCCAGGGAAGGGCTCGGCATCGCCAGCCTGATCGCGCCGGGGGACGGCGAAGCGGTTTTGAGCCAGGTCGTCAAGACGCGCTTCGGGCTTGACCTGCCGACCACGCCTCGGACAGCCGTCTCGGCCGGGCGCGCACTGGTCTGGGCCGGCCCGGGCCAATGGCTGTTCATCGCCGGGGATCGCGGCGGTTTCGCCGACGATCTTCAGGCGCTGTCGGGGCTGGCTGCGATTGCCGACCAGAGCGACGGACGCGCCGTCTTGACCCTGTCGGGCGGCAAAATCCGCGCCGCGCTGGCCAAGGGCTGCATGATCGACCTGCATCCATCCGCCTTCCCGGTCGGCAGCGCAGCCTTGACAAGCATCGCCCATATCGGTGTGCATCTCTGGCGGGCCGAGGACGGTCCTGACGGAGCGGTTTTCGAGTTCATGGTCGCGCGCAGCATGGCGGGTAGTTTCTGGTCCTGGTTCTCGGCCTCCGTGGCCGAGTTCGGCTGCCAGGTCGCGCTTGCGAGAGATTGCGCCAACGGACGAGGTTGA
- the purU gene encoding formyltetrahydrofolate deformylase yields the protein MLDRTAILTLSCPNRPGIVAAVSTLLFEAGCNILDAQQFDDTETGRFFMRVVFNRLEDGQQPAAIAASVDELAKRFGMAVTLRERGAKKRVMLLVSKFDHCLADLLYRWRIGELPMEITGIVSNHGRDSIASTDIGDLPFHHLPVTRQTKMEQEAEIWRLVQETKTDLVVLARYMQILSDGFSAKLLGRCINIHHSFLPGFKGAKPYHQAHERGVKLIGATAHYVTPDLDEGPIIEQDVERISHRDTPDDLVRKGRDIERRVLARAVLHHLEDRVILNGKKTVVFTD from the coding sequence ATGCTCGACCGTACCGCGATCCTCACCCTCTCCTGCCCGAACCGCCCCGGCATCGTCGCTGCCGTCTCGACCCTGCTGTTCGAGGCCGGCTGCAACATCCTCGACGCCCAGCAATTCGACGACACCGAGACTGGCCGCTTCTTCATGCGCGTCGTCTTCAACCGTCTTGAGGACGGGCAACAACCCGCGGCGATCGCTGCCTCGGTCGACGAATTGGCCAAGCGCTTCGGCATGGCCGTCACGCTGCGCGAGCGCGGAGCGAAGAAGCGCGTCATGCTGCTGGTCTCGAAATTCGACCATTGCCTGGCCGACTTGCTTTATCGCTGGCGCATCGGCGAGTTGCCGATGGAGATCACCGGCATCGTCTCAAATCACGGCCGCGACAGCATCGCCTCGACCGATATCGGCGATCTACCGTTCCATCACTTGCCGGTGACGCGCCAGACCAAGATGGAACAGGAGGCCGAAATCTGGCGATTGGTCCAGGAAACCAAGACCGATCTTGTGGTGCTCGCGCGCTATATGCAGATCCTGTCTGACGGATTCTCGGCCAAGCTTCTTGGCCGCTGCATCAATATTCATCACTCCTTCCTGCCTGGGTTCAAGGGCGCCAAGCCCTATCACCAGGCCCATGAGCGCGGCGTGAAGCTGATCGGGGCGACGGCGCATTACGTCACACCCGATCTCGATGAAGGCCCAATTATCGAGCAGGACGTCGAGCGCATCTCGCATCGCGATACGCCCGACGATCTCGTCCGCAAGGGCCGCGACATCGAACGGCGCGTGCTGGCGCGCGCCGTCCTCCATCATTTGGAGGATCGCGTCATCCTCAATGGCAAGAAGACCGTCGTCTTCACCGATTGA
- a CDS encoding peptide ABC transporter substrate-binding protein — MKDHDLRRLIEGVKTGGLSRRSFIKKAAAIGLAAPFANQLLGFNGVAMAQNATVEYKPTKAGGGGPLKILLWQAPTLLNPHFASGTKDQIASRIFFEPLAGWDKEGNLIAQLAAETPSKANGGLSADGKEVTWKLKPGVKWHDGKPFTADDVVFTWEYAKDPATAAYTTGSYKDITVQKIDDLTIKVIFKEATPFWADPFVGTAGQILPKHHFADYIGAKSRDAPANLKPVGTGPYKFVDFKPGDILTGERFTDYHVKNQPHFDTLEVKGGGDAVSAARAVLQTGEFDYAWNLQVEDEVLKRMETGGRGKISAVASGDIEFIILNTTDPWTEVDGERSSIKTKHPTLSDPKVREAINLLIDRDSIQKFIYGRGGVATASFVNEPKMFKSQKLKYEFSVDKANKILDDAGYKRGADGIREKDGKKLKYVYQTSINAPRQKTQAIIKQACQRAGIELELKSVTASVFFSSDVANPDTYTKLYVDIEMYTTTQPQPDPERFLNQFTTEEIANKENKWLGRNVSRYSDPAADAAFKAAQKELDPAKRAALLIKVNEIFCEANVILPLLSRTRVAASVHNLVHDHSGWDVDTWNLAAWYRS; from the coding sequence ATGAAAGATCATGATCTGCGACGACTGATCGAAGGGGTCAAAACCGGTGGCCTGTCGCGGCGATCCTTCATCAAGAAGGCTGCGGCTATCGGCCTGGCAGCTCCATTCGCGAACCAGCTGCTTGGATTCAACGGCGTCGCGATGGCGCAGAACGCCACCGTTGAATACAAGCCGACCAAGGCTGGCGGCGGCGGGCCGCTCAAGATCCTGCTCTGGCAGGCGCCAACCCTGCTGAACCCGCATTTCGCCTCGGGTACCAAGGACCAGATCGCCTCGCGTATCTTCTTCGAGCCGCTGGCCGGCTGGGACAAGGAAGGCAACCTGATCGCGCAGCTCGCGGCAGAGACCCCAAGCAAGGCCAATGGCGGTCTTTCCGCCGACGGCAAGGAAGTGACCTGGAAGCTGAAGCCCGGCGTGAAGTGGCATGACGGCAAGCCGTTCACGGCCGACGACGTCGTCTTCACCTGGGAATACGCCAAGGATCCGGCGACCGCCGCCTACACCACCGGCTCCTACAAGGACATCACGGTCCAGAAGATCGATGACCTGACCATCAAGGTCATCTTCAAGGAAGCGACGCCGTTCTGGGCCGATCCCTTCGTCGGCACGGCCGGCCAGATTCTGCCGAAGCATCATTTCGCCGATTATATCGGCGCCAAGTCGCGCGACGCGCCGGCCAACCTCAAGCCCGTCGGCACCGGCCCCTACAAGTTCGTCGACTTCAAGCCGGGCGACATCCTCACCGGCGAGCGCTTCACCGATTACCACGTCAAGAACCAGCCGCATTTCGACACGCTCGAGGTGAAGGGCGGCGGTGACGCGGTCTCGGCGGCGCGCGCCGTGCTGCAGACCGGCGAATTCGACTATGCCTGGAATCTGCAGGTCGAGGATGAAGTCCTCAAGCGCATGGAGACCGGCGGCCGCGGCAAGATCAGCGCCGTCGCATCCGGTGACATCGAGTTCATCATCCTCAACACCACCGATCCGTGGACCGAAGTCGATGGCGAGCGCTCGAGCATCAAGACCAAGCACCCGACGCTGTCAGACCCGAAGGTGCGCGAGGCGATCAACCTGCTGATCGACCGCGACTCGATCCAGAAGTTCATCTATGGCCGCGGCGGCGTCGCCACTGCGAGCTTCGTGAACGAGCCGAAAATGTTCAAGTCGCAGAAGCTCAAATACGAGTTCAGCGTCGACAAGGCGAACAAGATCCTCGACGACGCGGGCTATAAGCGCGGCGCGGACGGCATCCGTGAAAAGGATGGCAAGAAGCTGAAATACGTCTACCAGACCTCGATCAACGCCCCGCGCCAGAAGACCCAGGCCATCATCAAGCAGGCCTGCCAGCGCGCCGGCATTGAGCTGGAGCTGAAGTCTGTCACGGCCTCGGTGTTCTTCTCGTCTGATGTCGCCAACCCCGACACCTACACCAAGCTCTATGTCGACATCGAGATGTACACCACGACGCAGCCGCAGCCCGATCCGGAGCGCTTCCTCAACCAGTTCACCACCGAGGAGATCGCCAACAAGGAGAACAAGTGGCTGGGCCGCAACGTCTCGCGCTACTCCGATCCGGCAGCGGACGCGGCCTTCAAGGCCGCCCAGAAGGAGCTCGATCCGGCCAAGCGCGCCGCGCTCTTGATCAAGGTCAACGAGATCTTCTGCGAGGCGAATGTGATCCTGCCGCTGCTGTCGCGCACCCGCGTCGCCGCGTCCGTGCATAATCTCGTGCATGATCACAGCGGCTGGGACGTCGACACCTGGAACCTCGCGGCCTGGTATCGTAGCTGA
- a CDS encoding ABC transporter permease, with product MASYLLRRLLIAIPSLLGISLILFTVLAMAPGDPFSEMATNPNVPPEVREALRASFGLNDPIMVRYLRWLTSMMQGDWGFSFASRINVDKLILQRVPTTLFVVGSSQILALLIALPVGIYAATRPYSVFDQIANTLAFVGFSLPTFFTGLLFILVFSVALDWFPFVYRSDIAATGWRWYWEMFRQAIMPIMVLGLFQAASYTRYVRSAVLDVIRLDYVTTARAKGLSERKVTLRHITRNALIPVVTLVALQMPAVFGGAIVTEQIFRIPGIGSLLIDAILANDTPVIMAVTFVFACLVVIFNLIADLLYGWLDPRISFS from the coding sequence ATGGCCAGTTATCTGCTCCGGCGCCTGCTGATCGCCATTCCCAGCCTGCTCGGGATCAGCCTTATCCTGTTCACGGTGCTCGCAATGGCGCCGGGCGACCCGTTCTCGGAAATGGCGACCAATCCGAACGTGCCGCCTGAGGTGCGTGAGGCACTGCGCGCCAGCTTCGGCCTCAACGATCCGATCATGGTGCGCTATCTGCGCTGGCTGACATCGATGATGCAGGGCGACTGGGGCTTTTCCTTCGCCAGCCGCATCAATGTCGACAAGCTGATCCTGCAGCGCGTGCCGACCACTCTCTTCGTCGTCGGCTCCTCGCAGATCCTGGCGCTGTTGATCGCACTGCCTGTCGGCATCTATGCCGCGACGCGACCCTATTCGGTGTTCGACCAGATCGCCAATACGCTGGCCTTCGTCGGTTTCTCGCTGCCGACCTTCTTCACCGGCCTGCTCTTCATCCTGGTCTTCTCGGTGGCGCTGGACTGGTTCCCCTTCGTGTACCGCTCCGACATCGCCGCCACGGGCTGGCGCTGGTACTGGGAGATGTTCCGCCAGGCGATCATGCCGATCATGGTGCTCGGTCTGTTCCAGGCGGCCTCCTATACGCGCTATGTCCGCTCGGCGGTGCTCGACGTCATTCGGCTGGACTACGTCACCACCGCCCGCGCCAAAGGCCTGAGCGAGCGGAAGGTGACGCTTCGCCACATCACGCGCAATGCGCTGATCCCGGTCGTCACGCTCGTCGCCCTGCAGATGCCGGCCGTGTTCGGCGGTGCCATCGTCACCGAGCAGATCTTTCGCATTCCAGGCATCGGCTCGCTGCTGATCGACGCGATCCTCGCCAACGACACACCGGTGATCATGGCCGTGACCTTCGTCTTCGCCTGCCTCGTCGTCATCTTCAATCTCATCGCGGATCTTCTTTATGGCTGGCTCGACCCTCGCATCTCCTTCAGCTGA
- a CDS encoding ABC transporter permease, which translates to MAGSTLASPSAEPVVVAAKTSAAVSPGRETWRRFRRHRLAMASSVVLAILVLGVVIGPWLWPIAINEIDFSAQLQTPSWAHPFGTDDLGQDILARMIYGGRISLAVGLAAMFVATFVGVVVGALAGMSRRYVDSFLMWVTDLFLSLPQLPLLLLVIYLFREQLKAAFGVEGGVFVLIVIVIGGLKWMPVARLVRAQFMSLREKEFVEAARAQGATKFRQMVHHILPNALGPVIVAATIEVSSAIIAESTLSFLGLGFPPDIPTWGRLLFDAKDHLDSAPHWALFPGAAIFLTVLSINFIGDGLRDALDPRRVI; encoded by the coding sequence ATGGCTGGCTCGACCCTCGCATCTCCTTCAGCTGAACCCGTGGTGGTGGCGGCGAAAACGAGCGCTGCGGTCTCGCCGGGGCGCGAGACCTGGCGGCGTTTCCGCCGGCATCGGCTCGCCATGGCGAGCTCGGTCGTGCTGGCCATATTGGTGCTCGGCGTCGTCATCGGCCCCTGGCTCTGGCCGATTGCGATCAACGAGATCGACTTCTCGGCCCAGCTCCAGACCCCGTCCTGGGCCCATCCCTTCGGGACCGACGATCTCGGCCAGGACATTCTGGCGCGGATGATCTATGGCGGCCGCATCTCGCTCGCCGTCGGTCTCGCGGCCATGTTCGTCGCCACCTTCGTCGGCGTCGTCGTCGGCGCGCTGGCGGGCATGTCGCGCCGCTATGTCGACTCTTTCCTGATGTGGGTGACCGATCTGTTCCTGTCGCTGCCGCAGCTGCCGCTGCTGCTGCTCGTGATCTATCTCTTCCGCGAGCAGCTCAAGGCGGCCTTCGGCGTCGAGGGCGGCGTCTTCGTGCTGATCGTCATCGTCATCGGCGGGCTGAAGTGGATGCCCGTGGCGCGGCTGGTGCGCGCACAGTTCATGTCGCTGCGCGAGAAGGAATTCGTCGAGGCGGCGCGCGCGCAGGGCGCGACCAAGTTCCGGCAGATGGTCCACCACATCCTGCCGAACGCGCTCGGCCCCGTGATCGTAGCGGCGACCATCGAGGTTTCCTCGGCGATCATCGCGGAATCGACGCTCTCCTTCCTCGGACTGGGCTTCCCTCCCGACATCCCGACCTGGGGGCGCCTGCTCTTCGACGCCAAGGACCATCTCGATTCCGCCCCGCACTGGGCTCTGTTCCCCGGTGCTGCGATCTTCCTCACCGTGCTCTCGATCAACTTCATCGGCGACGGCCTGCGCGACGCGCTCGATCCGCGCCGCGTCATCTGA
- a CDS encoding ABC transporter ATP-binding protein, giving the protein MTTPPILSVSNLTTSFRVEGLWKPVVRSVSFDIAPKETLAVVGESGSGKSVTALSIMRLTPSGNSRIEGSIKLSGQELLTLPDADMRKIRGNDVAMIFQEPMTSLNPVLTIGFQIAEALILHRNLSRSAAEAETIRLLEKVRIPAAKSRFHEYPHRFSGGMRQRVMIAMALACKPKLLIADEPTTALDVTIQAQILELIKLLQEEEGMSVLFITHDMGVVAEIADRTVVMYNGEAVETGTTEDIFARAHHPYTRSLLSAVPKLGSMTGRRRPMRFPVVDRLTGESDVPTETPDTVEASERPVIEVSNLTTRFEIRSGLLGKVQGRVHAVENVSFSVQAGETLALVGESGCGKSTTGRSVMRLIEPLAGSVLLDGVDVLKLNQHDLREQRKRMQMIFQDPFASLNPRMNVGAAIAEPLLINKLATRSEARDKVAELLRRVGLQPDMASRFPHEFSGGQRQRICIARALAVEPRLIVADESVSALDVSVKAQVINLMLELQARMKLAYLFISHDMAVVERVSHRVAVMYLGEIVEIGPREAIFGNPQHPYTKRLLAAVPIADPTRRHEKNPVSNDEIRSPVRPADYIPPIRQYREVSPGHAVMIWGEEWEKPTVQGIAA; this is encoded by the coding sequence ATGACAACCCCTCCCATCCTGTCCGTGAGCAACCTGACGACGTCCTTCCGCGTCGAGGGTCTGTGGAAGCCGGTTGTGCGGAGCGTCTCCTTCGACATCGCGCCTAAGGAGACGCTGGCCGTCGTCGGTGAATCGGGCTCGGGCAAGAGCGTGACCGCGCTCTCGATCATGCGATTGACGCCCTCGGGTAACAGCCGCATCGAGGGCTCGATCAAGCTGAGCGGGCAGGAATTGTTGACCTTGCCGGACGCCGACATGCGCAAGATCCGCGGCAATGATGTCGCGATGATCTTCCAGGAGCCGATGACCTCGCTCAACCCGGTGCTGACCATCGGTTTCCAGATCGCCGAGGCTCTGATCCTGCATCGCAACCTGTCGCGCTCGGCAGCCGAGGCCGAGACGATCCGCCTGCTGGAGAAGGTCCGCATCCCGGCGGCGAAGTCGCGCTTCCACGAATATCCGCACCGCTTCTCGGGCGGCATGCGCCAGCGCGTGATGATCGCCATGGCGCTGGCCTGCAAGCCCAAGCTCCTGATTGCCGACGAGCCGACGACCGCGCTCGACGTGACGATCCAGGCGCAGATCCTGGAGCTGATCAAGCTGCTCCAGGAGGAGGAAGGCATGTCCGTCCTCTTCATCACCCACGACATGGGCGTCGTCGCCGAAATCGCCGACCGCACGGTGGTGATGTATAATGGCGAGGCGGTCGAGACCGGCACGACGGAAGACATCTTCGCCCGCGCCCATCACCCCTATACCCGCTCCCTGCTCTCGGCCGTACCGAAGCTTGGCTCGATGACCGGGCGCCGGCGGCCGATGCGTTTCCCCGTCGTCGATCGCCTGACCGGCGAATCCGATGTGCCGACCGAGACGCCCGATACGGTCGAGGCGAGCGAGCGGCCGGTGATCGAGGTCAGCAACCTGACCACGCGCTTCGAGATCCGCTCCGGCCTGCTCGGCAAGGTCCAGGGCCGCGTCCATGCCGTCGAGAACGTCTCCTTCAGCGTCCAGGCCGGCGAGACCCTGGCGCTGGTCGGCGAGTCCGGCTGCGGCAAGTCGACGACCGGGCGCTCGGTGATGCGCCTGATCGAGCCGCTGGCGGGCTCGGTGCTGCTCGACGGCGTCGATGTCCTCAAGCTGAACCAGCATGACCTGCGCGAGCAGCGCAAGCGCATGCAGATGATCTTCCAGGACCCCTTCGCGAGCCTGAACCCGCGCATGAATGTCGGCGCGGCGATCGCGGAACCCCTGCTGATCAACAAGCTCGCGACCCGCTCGGAAGCGCGCGACAAGGTCGCTGAATTGCTGCGCCGCGTCGGCCTTCAGCCCGACATGGCGAGCCGCTTCCCGCACGAATTCTCGGGCGGCCAGCGCCAGCGCATCTGCATCGCCCGCGCACTCGCGGTCGAGCCGCGACTGATCGTGGCGGATGAATCGGTCTCGGCGCTCGACGTCTCGGTCAAGGCGCAGGTGATCAACCTGATGCTCGAGCTCCAGGCCAGGATGAAGCTCGCCTATCTCTTCATCTCGCACGACATGGCGGTGGTGGAGCGGGTGAGCCATCGCGTCGCGGTGATGTATCTCGGCGAGATCGTCGAGATCGGCCCGCGCGAGGCGATCTTCGGCAATCCGCAGCACCCCTACACCAAGCGCCTGCTCGCTGCCGTGCCGATCGCCGATCCGACGCGCCGTCACGAGAAGAACCCGGTCTCCAACGACGAGATCAGGAGCCCGGTGCGCCCGGCCGACTATATCCCGCCGATCCGGCAGTACCGCGAAGTCTCGCCCGGCCACGCCGTGATGATCTGGGGCGAGGAGTGGGAGAAGCCCACCGTGCAGGGCATCGCAGCCTGA
- a CDS encoding UDP-glucose/GDP-mannose dehydrogenase family protein, giving the protein MRLVMVGSGYVGLVSGVCFADFGHDVVCVDKDPAKIARLKAGEVPIFEPGLDTMLEANMRAGRLSFTTDLAEAARDADAIFIAVGTPTRRGDGHADLTYVYEATREIAVLAAENAVIVTKSTVPVGTGDEVERILREVRPGANISVVSNPEFLREGAAIEDFKRPDRIVIGTDSDHARHVMTEIYRPLYINQGPLLFVSRRTSELIKYAANAFLAMKITFINEMADLCEKLDADVQDVARGIGLDNRIGAKFLHAGPGYGGSCFPKDTLALVKTAQDAKSPTRLIETVVEVNSRRKKRMAEKIIAACGGSVAGKRIAVLGLAFKPNTDDMRDAPSLDIIPALQAAGAEVIAYDPESMEQARQVLNVGFAEGPYDCIEGADALVIITEWNAFRALDLKRVKASLKSPVVVDLRNIYRPQEMKALGFTYHGIGRGA; this is encoded by the coding sequence ATGCGCCTTGTCATGGTGGGGTCGGGCTATGTCGGCCTTGTTTCGGGTGTCTGTTTCGCCGATTTCGGCCATGACGTGGTTTGCGTCGACAAGGACCCCGCCAAGATCGCGCGGCTGAAGGCCGGCGAGGTGCCGATCTTCGAGCCGGGTCTCGATACGATGCTCGAGGCGAATATGCGCGCCGGGCGTCTCTCCTTCACCACCGATCTCGCTGAGGCGGCGCGCGATGCCGATGCGATCTTCATTGCGGTCGGCACCCCGACGCGGCGCGGCGACGGCCATGCCGATCTGACCTATGTCTATGAGGCGACCCGTGAGATTGCCGTGCTCGCCGCGGAGAACGCCGTCATCGTCACCAAATCGACGGTGCCGGTCGGCACCGGCGACGAGGTCGAGCGGATTCTGCGCGAAGTCCGGCCCGGAGCCAATATCAGCGTCGTCTCCAATCCCGAATTCCTGCGCGAGGGCGCGGCGATCGAGGATTTCAAGCGCCCTGACCGGATCGTCATCGGTACCGACAGCGACCATGCCCGCCATGTCATGACCGAGATCTACCGCCCGCTCTACATCAACCAGGGCCCGTTGCTCTTCGTCAGCCGTCGGACATCTGAGCTGATCAAATACGCCGCCAACGCCTTCCTCGCGATGAAGATCACCTTCATCAACGAGATGGCCGATCTCTGCGAGAAGCTCGACGCCGATGTCCAGGACGTGGCGCGCGGCATCGGCCTCGACAATCGCATCGGCGCGAAATTCCTCCATGCCGGCCCCGGCTATGGCGGCTCCTGCTTCCCGAAGGATACGCTCGCGCTGGTCAAGACCGCCCAGGACGCGAAGAGCCCGACCCGCCTGATCGAGACGGTGGTCGAGGTCAACAGCAGACGCAAGAAGCGCATGGCCGAGAAGATCATCGCGGCTTGCGGCGGCTCGGTCGCCGGCAAGCGCATCGCCGTACTGGGGCTGGCCTTCAAGCCCAACACCGATGACATGCGCGACGCCCCCTCCCTCGACATCATCCCGGCCTTGCAGGCGGCAGGCGCGGAGGTCATCGCCTATGACCCCGAGAGCATGGAGCAGGCGCGCCAGGTTCTGAATGTCGGCTTCGCCGAGGGGCCCTATGACTGTATCGAAGGGGCTGACGCCTTGGTGATCATCACCGAGTGGAACGCCTTCCGCGCACTCGATCTGAAGCGCGTCAAGGCGTCCCTGAAGAGCCCGGTCGTGGTCGATCTGCGTAACATCTATCGGCCGCAGGAGATGAAGGCGCTGGGCTTCACCTATCACGGCATCGGCCGCGGCGCCTGA
- a CDS encoding NAD(+) synthase, with amino-acid sequence MSFFNIHTHGFVRVACAAPRLKVADPAFNVAETVRLLRRADAQGASLALFPELGISAYAIDDLLQQNALLDAVLAALGVLVEESRSLQPVAIVGAPLRIDGRLFNCAIAIHRGRILAAVPKTYLPNYREFYERRQFASGERAAVESVVLCGQEVPFGTDILLKAADIADFTIHMEICEDVWTPVPPSSFAALAGATVLLNLSASNVTIGKSDWRHALCKAHSGRCIAAYAYSAAGPGESTTDLAWDGQAMIYESGVLMAEAERFAAEPQLIVADIDLERLVMDRIRQNTFGDNADALRDRLNFRTVSFELAPDRVSDLGLERTIERFPFVPNDDARLNELCFEAYNIQSHGLRKRLESARVEKIVIGVSGGLDSTQALIVAAQTFDALGLPRSNILAYTLPAFATSKGTKANAWRLMTALGVSAQEIDMTPACRQMLVDIGHPFAKGEPVYDITFENVQAGARTSVLFRLANQNNGLVLGTGDLSELALGWCTYGVGDHMSHYNVNGSVSKTLIQHLIRWVAQSQRFGADASAVMLDILATEISPELVPGEGDGPSQRTEDFVGPYALQDFNLFYITRFGFRPSKVAFLSHHAWSDAKRGDWPPNIEADKRVAYDLPVIKRWLTVFVRRFFETSQFKRSAVPNGPKVSSGGSLSPRGDWRAPSDASAAAWLLDLDRIP; translated from the coding sequence ATGAGTTTCTTCAATATCCACACCCATGGCTTCGTGCGCGTCGCCTGTGCCGCGCCGCGGCTGAAGGTCGCCGATCCCGCCTTCAATGTCGCTGAGACGGTTCGTCTGCTGCGCCGCGCCGACGCGCAGGGCGCTTCGCTTGCACTGTTTCCCGAGCTCGGCATCAGCGCCTATGCGATCGACGACCTCTTGCAGCAGAACGCGCTGCTCGATGCGGTGCTGGCGGCACTTGGGGTGCTGGTCGAGGAGAGCCGTTCGCTACAGCCTGTCGCCATCGTCGGGGCGCCGCTGCGTATCGACGGGCGGCTGTTCAATTGCGCGATTGCGATCCATCGCGGCCGTATTCTCGCAGCCGTGCCGAAGACCTATCTGCCGAACTACCGCGAATTCTATGAGCGCCGGCAGTTCGCCTCGGGCGAGCGTGCGGCGGTGGAAAGCGTCGTGCTCTGCGGCCAGGAGGTGCCCTTCGGCACGGACATCCTGTTGAAGGCCGCCGATATCGCCGATTTCACCATCCATATGGAGATCTGCGAGGACGTCTGGACGCCGGTGCCGCCGAGCTCGTTTGCGGCGCTGGCCGGCGCGACCGTGCTGCTCAATCTCTCCGCCAGCAATGTCACCATCGGCAAGTCCGACTGGCGCCATGCCTTGTGCAAGGCCCATTCCGGCCGGTGCATCGCAGCCTATGCCTATTCCGCGGCGGGGCCTGGCGAATCCACCACCGATCTCGCCTGGGACGGCCAGGCAATGATCTATGAGAGCGGGGTGCTGATGGCCGAGGCCGAGCGCTTCGCCGCCGAGCCACAGCTCATCGTCGCCGATATCGATCTCGAGCGGCTGGTGATGGACCGCATCCGCCAGAACACCTTCGGCGACAATGCCGATGCGCTGCGCGACCGGTTGAATTTCCGCACCGTCAGCTTCGAGCTCGCTCCCGACCGTGTCTCCGATCTTGGCCTGGAGCGCACGATCGAGCGCTTCCCCTTCGTGCCGAATGATGACGCACGATTGAACGAGCTCTGCTTCGAGGCCTACAACATCCAGTCGCATGGCCTGCGCAAGCGGCTGGAGAGCGCGCGCGTCGAGAAGATCGTCATTGGCGTCTCGGGAGGCCTCGATTCGACGCAGGCCCTGATCGTCGCCGCGCAGACTTTCGACGCGCTCGGTCTGCCGCGCAGCAACATCCTTGCCTACACATTGCCGGCCTTCGCCACGAGCAAGGGCACCAAGGCCAATGCCTGGCGATTGATGACGGCGCTCGGTGTCTCCGCGCAGGAAATCGACATGACGCCGGCCTGCCGGCAGATGCTGGTCGATATCGGCCACCCCTTCGCCAAGGGCGAACCCGTCTACGACATCACCTTCGAGAACGTGCAAGCCGGCGCGCGCACCTCCGTGCTGTTCCGCCTCGCCAACCAGAATAATGGGCTCGTGCTCGGCACGGGCGACCTCTCGGAACTGGCGCTCGGCTGGTGCACCTATGGCGTCGGCGACCATATGTCCCATTACAACGTCAACGGTTCGGTCTCGAAGACCCTGATCCAGCATCTGATCCGCTGGGTGGCGCAATCGCAGCGCTTCGGTGCGGATGCCTCGGCCGTGATGCTGGACATCCTTGCGACCGAGATCTCGCCCGAGCTCGTTCCGGGCGAGGGCGACGGACCAAGCCAGAGGACCGAGGATTTTGTCGGCCCCTATGCGCTGCAGGACTTCAACCTGTTCTACATCACCCGCTTCGGTTTCCGGCCGAGCAAGGTCGCGTTCCTCTCGCACCACGCCTGGTCGGATGCCAAGCGCGGCGACTGGCCGCCCAATATCGAGGCGGACAAGCGGGTCGCTTATGACCTGCCGGTGATCAAGCGCTGGCTCACGGTCTTCGTGCGGCGCTTCTTCGAGACCAGCCAGTTCAAGCGCTCGGCTGTGCCCAATGGTCCGAAAGTGTCCTCGGGCGGTTCGCTGTCGCCGCGCGGGGATTGGCGGGCGCCGAGCGATGCTTCGGCCGCCGCCTGGCTCCTGGATCTCGATCGCATTCCGTGA